GACCCCATGAACCAAGCCCCCCGCAGCGCCGTCCGTCGCGTCCTGCTGAGCGGCGCCGTGGCGCTGGCCGCCGCGCTGTCCTTCGGCGCGCCCGCCCAGGCCCAGAACACCGATTTCCCCACCAAGCCGCTGCGCTTCGTGGTGCCTTACCCGCCTGGCGGCCCGCTCGACACCATGGCCCGCATGCTGGCCGAGAAGGTGCGCGGCTCGCTGGGCCAGCCCGTCATCGTCGAGAACCGCTCCGGCGCGGGCGGCAACATCGGCGCCGACCTGGTGGCCAAGGCGCCGGCCGACGGCTACACGCTGGTCATGGGCGCGGTGGCGACCCACGCCATCAACCCCTGGCTGTTCGCCAACCTGCCGTATGACCCGGTCAAGGACTTCGCGCCGGTCACCATCGTGGCCTCGGTGCCGAACGTGCTGGTCATGAACGTCGAGTTCGCGCAGAAGAACAAGATCGAGAAGCTGGCCGACCTGATCGACTACGCCAAGAAGAATCCCGGCAAGCTGAACTACGGCTCGGGCGGCAACGGCAGCGCCGGCCACCTGTCGGGCGAGCTGCTCAAGGCGCGCGCCGGCATCAGCGTCGAGCACATTCCCTACCAGGGCGCCGCGCCCGCGCAGCTGGCGCTGCTGTCGGGCCAGTCGGACTTCATGTTCGATAACCTGGCCGCGTCCGCGCCGCTGATCAAGGACGGCAAGGTCAAGGCGCTGGCCGTGACCACCGCCAAGCGTTCCTCGCTGCTGGCCGACGTGCCCACCGTGGAAGAGTCCGGCGTCCAGGGCTTCGACCTGGGCACCTGGTTCGGCGTCTTCACCACGGGCGGCACGCCTGCGCCGGTGGTCGCCAAGCTGAACCAGGCCTATGCCGACGCGATGAAGCAGGACGACGTCAAGCAGCGCCTGTTGACCATGGGTTCGGAAGCGGGCCCGATGACGCCGGAAGCCTTCGCCGAGTTCGTCAAGAATGAAAAGGCCAAGTACCAGGAGATCGTCAAGATCTCGGGCGCCAGCCTGAACTGATACGGCTTTGAACCAAGGACGGCCCGGCGCGCCATGCGCCGGGCCGTTTGTATTTGAAGTATGGGATCAGCCTGGTACGGGCGACTCGCAGGCCGTCTGCGACGGGTACTGCTGCCTCTCAAGGTCTTCGCAGATCATGCGCGCGGCGCTGCCACGCTGTTTCAAGCAAACGACGTCAACGGCGGTCATGGGCCGTAGTCTGCATGGTTGAAAAGTGCCAGGATTCCATGTCCTGTGGCGCAGTTTCTACGGTCATGAATTTAGGTTTCCTAAATCAAGCGACTACTTTATATCGCTTTTTGGTATGTATTCGGCTAACTAGAATCCACGAGGAATTCATGAATATTTAGATTAACTAACTTGAAAACGAGGATCATGCCTTTCCATCAAGAGCGTGAATGCCTGCCCGTCTGCCGGGATGTGGACGCCATCACAGATACCGCCCGCGCGGTGAAATCATGAGGCCAGTTCGTCGAGTGCCGGCGAAGCTGGTATTGATTGGCACGATGATCGCCACCGCAGTGGGCGGTCTGTTTCTGTTCGATACGCTGCGCAAGCGGGCGGCCATCGAAGCGGCGCAAGCGAACACCGAAATCGCGGCGGTTGCTGTGGTGGTGCGCCGGATAGATGCCAAGGCATCGCAACAAACCATTGATGCTGTCGGCACGGTGGTCGCAGATCAACAGGTGCTTGTCGCATCCGAGACCGCTGGGCGCGTGACCCGGATTCATTTTGAAAGTGGCGAAATCGTCAAGGCTGGCGCCCCGCTGCTCCAGGTCAACAATGCCGCGAAAATCAAAGAGCTGGAGAGATATCGGGCGACAGCCCAGCTCGCTCAGTTCAGCCTCGAACGCGCGAAAAGATTGAATGGCCAGTCGATGTCGCGCGCCGAATATGAGCAGCATGTCGCTGCATATGACGAGAGCAATGCCCTTGTTGCGCAGACAGAAGCCGAGCTCGCCTTGCGTCTGGTGCGCGCGCCCTTTGCTGGCGAACTCGGAATCCGGCGAGTGAATCTGGGGCAATACGTCGAAGCCGGCACGCCGATTGCCACGCTTACCAACCTCGACACTCTCCATGTTGACTTTGCCGTTCCAGAGCGCTATCGCTCCATGCTCTTCCCAGGGCTTCAGATTTCCCTGGTTGGCGAGGTGACGGGGCAACCTACCGTCCAGGGAAGAATCACGTCGATCGATTCGCAGGTGGATGCGACGCATCGCACAGCTTCTGTCAGGGCGACCCTGAGCGCTGAAGGGCGTCGGCATCTATGGCCGGGCGCTTTTGCACGCGTCCGCGTGCAACTACCTGAAGGCGAGGCCATGTTGCACGTACCCTCGATTGCCATCAGCCACTCCTTGTCGGGGCAGTCGCTATTCGTCATTCGCAAAGACCAGGCCCGCGACGTTGCTCGCCTGATGCCCATTCAGGTTGGCGAAAATCATGGAGGCGATGTGGCCGTTAAGGCTGGTGAGCTTCGTGCGGGCGACCTCGTCGTCGTGGCAGGCCAAATAAACTTGCGAGACAACACGCCCGTCACTCTGCGGATACAAGGTCAAGATGGCGAAGCGCTTGATCTCCCCGCTGCTGAGGGAGAGTGAAAATGGCCA
The Achromobacter sp. AONIH1 DNA segment above includes these coding regions:
- a CDS encoding tripartite tricarboxylate transporter substrate binding protein — encoded protein: MNQAPRSAVRRVLLSGAVALAAALSFGAPAQAQNTDFPTKPLRFVVPYPPGGPLDTMARMLAEKVRGSLGQPVIVENRSGAGGNIGADLVAKAPADGYTLVMGAVATHAINPWLFANLPYDPVKDFAPVTIVASVPNVLVMNVEFAQKNKIEKLADLIDYAKKNPGKLNYGSGGNGSAGHLSGELLKARAGISVEHIPYQGAAPAQLALLSGQSDFMFDNLAASAPLIKDGKVKALAVTTAKRSSLLADVPTVEESGVQGFDLGTWFGVFTTGGTPAPVVAKLNQAYADAMKQDDVKQRLLTMGSEAGPMTPEAFAEFVKNEKAKYQEIVKISGASLN
- a CDS encoding efflux RND transporter periplasmic adaptor subunit: MPARLPGCGRHHRYRPRGEIMRPVRRVPAKLVLIGTMIATAVGGLFLFDTLRKRAAIEAAQANTEIAAVAVVVRRIDAKASQQTIDAVGTVVADQQVLVASETAGRVTRIHFESGEIVKAGAPLLQVNNAAKIKELERYRATAQLAQFSLERAKRLNGQSMSRAEYEQHVAAYDESNALVAQTEAELALRLVRAPFAGELGIRRVNLGQYVEAGTPIATLTNLDTLHVDFAVPERYRSMLFPGLQISLVGEVTGQPTVQGRITSIDSQVDATHRTASVRATLSAEGRRHLWPGAFARVRVQLPEGEAMLHVPSIAISHSLSGQSLFVIRKDQARDVARLMPIQVGENHGGDVAVKAGELRAGDLVVVAGQINLRDNTPVTLRIQGQDGEALDLPAAEGE